In one Thermaerobacter sp. PB12/4term genomic region, the following are encoded:
- a CDS encoding NUDIX hydrolase has translation MEHAAGWETIVAEVTEDAIAIEVRWGREVFYVEVSGGDVRYRETTRWDRNASYIENLFDLGKLVQHLRTAHASLRGRSVLAELRFDNHQMAVVRWRQRPAASRIPWTVEQRWSQRAADYEKCSETRFVWGAFDCEGVVWNSDEWNPEEPAGDGRKGPLVLLTGQHPVWADGRLASLLRQGRQVVLLDSEDGFRLAERRDRLPPPGVPKHHFGYMSVAWLPPQTLLGRVVRVISDGHQGVLLLPRAEAGDGRAPHATHDRRRTDLLPAARRRVTLTPVARDVVPSFEQVTSVGVVAFTAEGKVVVTLQSRGFDIPGGHVQLGDRTLEETARREALEEARVTLGKVEYLGALRSNYYTVPTYIVLMAAMVDQVLPFEPTPCHRLRLFLTPEQFGSVYSAGDRERMQKAVNQARALLFP, from the coding sequence ATGGAGCACGCCGCCGGTTGGGAAACCATCGTCGCCGAGGTCACGGAGGACGCCATCGCCATCGAGGTGCGTTGGGGGAGGGAGGTCTTCTACGTCGAGGTCTCGGGCGGTGACGTGCGCTACCGGGAGACCACCCGCTGGGACCGCAACGCCTCGTATATCGAGAATCTGTTCGACCTCGGCAAACTTGTGCAGCATCTTCGGACCGCGCACGCATCCCTGCGGGGTCGTTCCGTTCTGGCCGAGCTGCGGTTCGACAACCACCAGATGGCCGTCGTCCGCTGGAGGCAACGGCCCGCAGCGAGCCGGATCCCCTGGACGGTTGAACAGCGATGGTCGCAACGGGCAGCCGACTATGAGAAATGTAGCGAGACCCGTTTCGTGTGGGGCGCGTTCGACTGCGAGGGCGTGGTGTGGAACAGCGACGAATGGAACCCGGAGGAACCGGCCGGCGACGGTCGCAAGGGCCCGTTGGTGCTTCTGACCGGACAGCATCCCGTCTGGGCGGATGGGAGACTGGCTTCCCTTCTCCGGCAGGGCCGGCAAGTCGTGCTGCTGGATTCCGAAGACGGGTTTCGCCTGGCCGAGCGGAGGGATCGGCTTCCTCCCCCGGGTGTCCCGAAGCACCACTTTGGATACATGTCCGTCGCCTGGCTGCCCCCCCAAACGCTCCTGGGCAGGGTCGTCCGGGTGATCTCCGACGGGCACCAGGGCGTCCTCCTGCTGCCTCGTGCGGAAGCAGGCGACGGTAGGGCGCCTCATGCCACCCATGACCGCCGCCGCACCGACCTGTTGCCGGCCGCCCGGCGCCGGGTGACGTTGACCCCCGTGGCGAGGGACGTCGTACCCTCGTTCGAGCAGGTCACCAGCGTGGGGGTCGTCGCCTTCACCGCGGAGGGGAAGGTCGTCGTCACCCTGCAATCCCGGGGTTTCGACATACCGGGGGGCCATGTCCAGCTGGGCGACCGGACGCTGGAGGAAACGGCGCGAAGAGAGGCCCTTGAGGAAGCCAGGGTGACTCTGGGGAAGGTCGAGTACCTGGGCGCACTGCGCTCGAACTACTACACGGTGCCTACCTACATCGTGCTGATGGCGGCGATGGTGGACCAGGTCCTTCCCTTCGAACCGACGCCATGCCATAGGCTGCGGCTGTTCTTGACCCCGGAGCAATTCGGCTCCGTGTACTCGGCGGGTGACCGGGAGCGGATGCAGAAGGCGGTCAACCAGGCCCGGGCCTTGCTGTTCCCGTGA
- a CDS encoding PadR family transcriptional regulator → MPAALPARGRDEARGSQLLKGVLDMLLLALIAEQPRYGYEMVEELGRRGLRLVSEGSIYPVLARLERSGLIQGYFEPSPQGPPRKYYCILPRGSQALRQWVDEWQRFARGVDAVVVRHAATGATSP, encoded by the coding sequence GTGCCCGCAGCCTTGCCCGCCCGTGGTCGCGACGAAGCCCGCGGCAGTCAACTGCTCAAGGGTGTGCTGGACATGCTGCTCCTGGCCCTCATCGCGGAGCAGCCCCGGTACGGCTACGAGATGGTGGAGGAACTCGGCCGCCGCGGGCTCCGGCTCGTCAGCGAGGGAAGCATCTACCCCGTCCTGGCCCGCCTAGAGCGGTCGGGGCTCATCCAGGGATACTTCGAGCCGTCGCCTCAGGGACCGCCGCGGAAGTACTATTGCATCCTTCCCCGGGGAAGCCAGGCACTCCGGCAGTGGGTCGATGAGTGGCAGCGGTTCGCGCGGGGCGTGGACGCCGTGGTGGTGCGCCACGCTGCCACCGGTGCGACATCACCTTAA
- a CDS encoding RNA polymerase sigma factor produces the protein MALTPAATVPADRTGDLPPDLVDRIRRGDPGAVAEMVRRLGGAVLYLARLILGPAGTDADAEEVAADALVAAWQRAAEFDPARGRFRTWVFMLLKYAALDRRRQLERELRRRSGWLRRVGAGPGRGPDPAPQPGGPAWSGLGYGLPSGGHAPVAPADPAELVAARDEAVRLRMALESLPPAERDLLIRRYWLEEPIERMAREAGISRNAMDSRLWRARQALRRAMEPPEPADRKGDRT, from the coding sequence GTGGCCCTGACCCCTGCGGCCACCGTTCCGGCGGACCGGACCGGCGACCTTCCACCGGACCTGGTCGACCGGATTCGCCGGGGCGACCCGGGCGCCGTGGCGGAGATGGTGCGGCGTCTGGGCGGGGCCGTGCTGTACCTGGCACGGCTCATCCTCGGGCCCGCGGGCACCGACGCCGACGCCGAAGAAGTCGCGGCGGACGCCCTGGTGGCCGCATGGCAGCGGGCGGCCGAGTTTGACCCGGCGCGCGGCCGGTTCCGGACCTGGGTTTTCATGCTGCTCAAGTACGCGGCCCTGGACCGGCGCCGGCAGCTGGAACGCGAGCTGCGCCGTCGCAGCGGGTGGCTGCGCCGGGTCGGGGCCGGTCCGGGAAGGGGCCCAGATCCCGCGCCCCAGCCTGGCGGCCCGGCTTGGTCCGGCCTTGGCTACGGCTTGCCCTCGGGCGGCCACGCCCCGGTCGCACCCGCGGACCCCGCCGAGCTGGTGGCGGCGCGGGACGAGGCGGTGCGGCTGCGGATGGCCCTCGAGTCCCTCCCCCCGGCGGAACGGGACCTGCTGATCCGCCGGTACTGGTTGGAAGAACCCATCGAACGGATGGCGCGGGAGGCAGGGATCTCGCGGAACGCCATGGACAGCCGGCTCTGGCGGGCGCGCCAGGCGCTGCGCCGGGCGATGGAGCCACCCGAACCGGCGGACAGGAAAGGAGACCGGACGTGA
- a CDS encoding PH domain-containing protein: protein MDEQPTRGKDAAQDELERGWREPMTVWEWVLEILSALLLLATLAWIVALWPHLPDRIPVHFNLRGEADGFGAKASIWGLWGAGVFLYGLVTAVTRLPASLLNWPVEPQPETARAMARASRHLVRGMKFLLMATLLHLTVGVTAVALGRWAGLTPWFYLWIVALLGLVLGGCAAVYRAGLRPRTAPAATRPDGSWPDVVDFPAARSKILMALTAIPPLIPFYMALRGDETAIAGFVALGPYLLVVGFTLWRPSYYRVTPTHLQIRAGFADFDIRLARIRRVRPTWNPVASPAPSLRRVAIETDQGETVLVSPVDREGFIAVLRERCPQAVVEGGRGSRR from the coding sequence GTGGACGAACAGCCTACCCGGGGCAAAGACGCCGCGCAAGACGAACTGGAGCGAGGCTGGCGGGAGCCCATGACGGTCTGGGAGTGGGTCCTTGAGATTCTGTCGGCGCTCTTGCTCCTGGCGACCCTGGCGTGGATCGTCGCCCTTTGGCCCCACCTCCCCGACCGGATTCCGGTCCACTTCAACCTGCGGGGCGAGGCCGATGGCTTCGGGGCCAAGGCCAGCATCTGGGGCCTCTGGGGGGCCGGCGTGTTCCTCTACGGGCTGGTCACGGCGGTGACGCGATTGCCGGCATCGCTACTCAACTGGCCCGTCGAACCGCAGCCGGAGACGGCCCGGGCCATGGCGCGCGCCAGCCGTCACCTGGTCCGCGGGATGAAGTTCCTGCTCATGGCCACGCTGCTGCACCTTACGGTGGGCGTCACCGCCGTCGCCCTGGGCAGGTGGGCTGGCCTTACACCCTGGTTCTATCTGTGGATCGTGGCCCTGCTGGGGCTGGTGCTTGGCGGCTGCGCGGCGGTATACCGGGCGGGGCTGCGCCCACGGACGGCACCGGCCGCGACCCGACCGGACGGGTCCTGGCCCGACGTGGTCGACTTCCCCGCCGCCCGCAGCAAGATCCTGATGGCCCTGACGGCCATCCCGCCGCTGATTCCCTTCTACATGGCGCTGCGCGGCGACGAGACGGCCATCGCCGGGTTTGTCGCCTTGGGGCCGTATCTCTTGGTGGTGGGCTTCACCTTGTGGCGCCCGTCCTACTACCGCGTCACACCGACCCACCTGCAAATCCGGGCGGGGTTTGCGGACTTCGACATCCGACTGGCTCGGATCCGCCGCGTTCGCCCGACCTGGAACCCCGTCGCAAGTCCGGCACCGTCCCTGCGCCGGGTGGCCATCGAGACCGACCAGGGCGAGACGGTGCTGGTGTCCCCCGTGGATCGCGAGGGCTTCATCGCCGTCCTGCGGGAACGCTGCCCCCAGGCCGTGGTCGAAGGGGGCCGCGGCTCACGTCGCTGA
- a CDS encoding thermonuclease family protein: MQPAAGRERPGVTRARVVHVVDGDTIDVEPLAGAPLPATRVRLIGVNTPEIHGDVEPYGPEAARFTQRRLTGRTVWLEKDVSETDRYGRALRYVWLVEPPAEPTPTQVRKGMFNAILVLEGYAQVATYPPDVRYADLFVQFQREAREAERGLWGAGAAGGAARAPSGGSRSPGGGAGAIGRAGAAGSTAPGGRTGCDPAYPDVCIPSPPPDLDCGDIPYRNFRVLPPDPHRFDGRDRDGIGCES, translated from the coding sequence GTGCAACCGGCTGCCGGCCGGGAGCGGCCGGGGGTCACCCGGGCCCGGGTGGTCCACGTGGTCGACGGGGACACCATCGACGTCGAGCCGCTGGCCGGTGCGCCCCTGCCGGCCACCCGGGTCCGCCTGATCGGTGTCAACACGCCCGAGATCCACGGGGACGTCGAACCCTACGGTCCGGAGGCGGCCCGGTTCACCCAACGGCGCCTGACCGGCAGGACGGTCTGGCTCGAGAAGGACGTCTCCGAGACGGACCGCTACGGTCGTGCGCTGCGCTACGTCTGGCTGGTCGAACCGCCCGCGGAACCCACCCCGACCCAGGTGCGCAAGGGCATGTTCAACGCCATCCTGGTCCTCGAGGGCTACGCCCAGGTGGCCACGTACCCGCCGGACGTGCGATATGCGGACCTGTTCGTCCAATTCCAGCGCGAGGCCCGGGAAGCGGAGCGGGGTCTCTGGGGGGCTGGTGCGGCCGGCGGGGCCGCCCGAGCCCCGAGCGGCGGCTCCCGGTCGCCCGGCGGAGGCGCCGGGGCGATCGGGCGGGCCGGGGCGGCCGGTTCCACCGCTCCGGGCGGGCGGACGGGATGCGACCCCGCCTATCCCGACGTGTGCATCCCGTCGCCCCCGCCGGATCTCGATTGCGGGGACATCCCCTACCGCAACTTCCGGGTGCTGCCGCCCGATCCGCACCGCTTCGACGGGCGGGATCGGGACGGGATCGGGTGCGAGAGCTGA
- a CDS encoding (Fe-S)-binding protein — protein MRVALFITCLCDLFFPEVGESTVRLLRRLGIEVTFPAGQTCCGQPAYNTGYTAEARDVARNLIEAFEREAPDLPVVTPSGSCAAMIRHHYPRLFAGDPAWAARAAAFAERVYELSEFIVHVLGRKDLGARYPAVATFHRSCHMARGLGRVEEPLALLQAVEGLELVDLPHPGECCGFGGTFAVKMAELSTAMVDAKVQAVEDTGAQLLVGCDVGCLMHIGGRLRRLGRPVRVLHLAQLLDEATRPARQTA, from the coding sequence GTGCGCGTCGCCCTGTTCATCACCTGTCTCTGTGACCTGTTCTTCCCCGAGGTCGGCGAGAGCACCGTCCGGCTGCTGCGCCGGCTGGGCATCGAGGTCACATTCCCCGCCGGGCAGACCTGCTGCGGCCAGCCGGCCTACAACACGGGCTACACCGCCGAGGCCCGGGACGTGGCCCGCAACCTGATCGAGGCCTTCGAGCGGGAGGCACCGGACCTGCCGGTGGTGACCCCGTCGGGCTCCTGCGCCGCCATGATCCGCCACCACTACCCGCGGCTCTTCGCCGGCGATCCGGCCTGGGCCGCCCGGGCCGCGGCCTTCGCCGAGCGGGTGTACGAGCTGTCGGAGTTCATCGTCCACGTGCTGGGCCGGAAGGACCTGGGCGCTCGTTACCCCGCCGTCGCCACCTTCCACCGCTCCTGCCACATGGCGCGGGGACTGGGCCGCGTGGAGGAACCCCTGGCCCTCCTGCAGGCGGTGGAGGGGTTGGAGCTGGTGGACCTCCCCCACCCCGGCGAGTGCTGCGGCTTCGGCGGCACCTTCGCCGTGAAGATGGCGGAACTCTCGACGGCCATGGTCGACGCCAAGGTCCAGGCCGTCGAGGACACCGGCGCCCAGCTGCTGGTCGGCTGCGACGTGGGCTGCCTCATGCACATCGGTGGGCGGCTGCGGCGCCTGGGCCGGCCGGTGCGGGTTCTTCACCTGGCGCAGCTTCTCGATGAGGCCACCCGGCCCGCCCGGCAGACGGCATAG
- a CDS encoding DUF1572 family protein: MDDLVDGRRVAEVYLEAVKSRFRYIKDLAERALAQVDDDALAWSSGGESNSITVIIKHLSGNMLSRWTDFLTSDGEKPGRDRDAEFVEERLPRQELLERWERGWQAVFAALDALGPDDLLRTVSIRGEPHTVIDAIERQMFHYSYHVGQIVYLAKARAGERWRSLTIPRRR; encoded by the coding sequence GTGGATGACCTGGTGGACGGCCGGCGGGTGGCGGAGGTCTACCTCGAGGCCGTCAAGAGCCGCTTCCGCTACATCAAGGACCTCGCCGAGCGGGCGCTGGCGCAGGTCGACGATGACGCCCTCGCCTGGTCCTCCGGCGGGGAGTCCAACAGCATCACGGTGATCATCAAGCACTTGAGCGGCAACATGCTCTCCCGGTGGACCGACTTCCTGACCTCCGACGGCGAGAAGCCGGGCCGCGACCGCGATGCCGAATTCGTGGAAGAACGGCTCCCCCGGCAGGAACTGTTGGAGCGGTGGGAGAGGGGATGGCAGGCGGTCTTCGCGGCGCTGGACGCCCTCGGGCCGGACGACCTCCTGCGGACCGTGTCCATCCGCGGCGAGCCGCATACCGTCATCGACGCCATCGAGCGCCAGATGTTCCACTACTCCTATCACGTGGGCCAGATCGTCTACTTGGCCAAGGCGAGGGCCGGCGAGCGATGGCGGAGTCTCACCATCCCTCGAAGGCGATGA
- a CDS encoding MFS transporter, with protein sequence MKSIVTLAARLRAAAVPTGLPPSLYWLAAGQVVDSLGSGLVFPLTTLFVVQVLGRDLTWAGSVLFFHSLAATLGAALGGRLADAHGRKPVLLASLAGAALCSLVIGWRQEAALYAAAMAVFGLVISLFRPASQALVSDLAPGRERQVFGLIYMASNVGVAAGAALGGIVAAWSFRAVFWVDALTYAVFALVLAKAVPDPYGQLLRARRRRARAATDPAAPRSKGHQVGAGGAGGDEPAPAAGTPAAAVSAAQVPAGGAGAPEPGSGPVVAAPWTPAPAVQDPAARPHGGRPWRPAVPPRSPRSPWGTRLAVWHRQGLLTVVLLAVASAFLFFPYAQLHTALPVDMTRHGFSEAAYGLLWTLNALLVVVSTPVASTWADRRGWTLDDMLKGSAALHGAGFALLLVTAVWPAYAAFALAMVVITAGEVLHAISFNAAVARAAPEDRRGSYQGLAGTLAGGAWMVGPLAGGAIVDRFGIHVLWTVTVAVALAALGVFWLAEAVESARRRASDAAVPTGSMPQDA encoded by the coding sequence ATGAAGTCCATCGTCACCCTCGCCGCCCGGTTGCGGGCCGCGGCCGTCCCCACCGGCCTGCCGCCTTCCCTGTACTGGCTGGCCGCCGGTCAGGTGGTGGACTCCCTGGGCAGCGGACTGGTCTTCCCCCTGACCACCCTGTTCGTGGTGCAGGTGCTCGGACGGGACCTGACCTGGGCGGGATCGGTCCTGTTCTTCCATTCTCTGGCCGCCACTCTGGGTGCGGCCCTGGGCGGACGGCTCGCCGATGCCCACGGGCGCAAGCCGGTCCTTCTGGCGAGCCTGGCCGGAGCCGCCCTCTGCTCGCTGGTCATCGGCTGGCGCCAGGAGGCGGCCCTCTACGCCGCCGCCATGGCCGTCTTCGGCCTGGTCATCAGCCTGTTCCGCCCTGCGTCCCAGGCGCTGGTGAGCGACCTGGCACCGGGCCGGGAGCGGCAGGTCTTCGGGCTGATCTACATGGCCAGCAACGTGGGCGTCGCCGCGGGTGCCGCCCTGGGCGGTATCGTGGCCGCCTGGTCGTTCCGGGCGGTCTTCTGGGTCGACGCGCTGACCTACGCCGTGTTTGCGCTGGTCCTGGCGAAGGCGGTCCCGGACCCCTATGGCCAGCTGCTGCGGGCCCGGCGGCGCCGGGCGAGGGCGGCGACCGATCCGGCGGCCCCGCGGTCAAAGGGACACCAGGTGGGAGCCGGCGGCGCCGGTGGGGACGAACCGGCCCCCGCGGCAGGAACGCCGGCCGCAGCGGTGTCTGCAGCGCAGGTCCCGGCAGGGGGTGCCGGCGCGCCTGAGCCGGGTTCCGGCCCCGTGGTTGCGGCACCCTGGACGCCGGCACCTGCGGTGCAGGACCCTGCCGCACGGCCCCATGGCGGGCGGCCATGGCGTCCCGCGGTTCCTCCCCGTAGCCCCCGGTCCCCCTGGGGGACACGCCTTGCGGTGTGGCACCGACAAGGGCTTCTCACCGTGGTCCTCCTGGCCGTGGCCAGCGCCTTCCTGTTCTTCCCGTACGCGCAGCTCCACACGGCGCTGCCGGTGGACATGACGCGGCACGGGTTCAGCGAGGCGGCCTACGGCCTGCTCTGGACCCTCAACGCGTTGCTGGTGGTGGTCTCGACGCCGGTGGCGTCGACCTGGGCGGACCGGCGCGGCTGGACGCTGGACGACATGCTCAAAGGCTCGGCGGCGCTGCATGGAGCCGGGTTCGCTCTGTTGCTGGTGACGGCCGTATGGCCGGCCTATGCCGCCTTCGCATTGGCCATGGTGGTGATCACCGCGGGCGAGGTCCTGCACGCCATCTCCTTCAACGCCGCCGTCGCCCGAGCCGCCCCGGAAGACCGCCGGGGATCCTACCAGGGTCTGGCTGGGACCCTGGCCGGGGGCGCGTGGATGGTCGGACCGCTGGCCGGCGGGGCGATCGTCGACCGCTTCGGGATCCACGTCCTGTGGACCGTCACCGTGGCGGTGGCGCTGGCGGCGCTGGGGGTGTTCTGGCTGGCGGAAGCCGTCGAGAGCGCCCGACGCCGGGCTTCGGATGCGGCGGTGCCCACCGGCTCCATGCCCCAGGACGCCTGA
- the lysA gene encoding diaminopimelate decarboxylase — protein sequence MPQPELQPRTAWPPLVTSPRGHLAIGGADALELVERFGTPLYVLDEAAIRRRCRAYREAMGDAGNVAYAAKALCTTAIVRLMDQEGLWIDAVSAGELHTALAAGFPAGRVLLHGNNKSDEELRLAIETGVGRVVVDNFHELDRLAAMARAAGRSVPVLLRVAPGVEAHTHEFIRTGQQESKFGFDLATGQVLEALDRVLDEPALDWHGFHCHIGSQILAVEPWEQAARIMMDLAAEAHRRTGRFVRELDLGGGLGIRYVPGDEPPSIAETVTRIRTAVERAAGERGLPVPRLILEPGRSIVGEAGVTLYTVGSVKRVPGLMPYVAVDGGMADNPRYALYRALYTAVLANRPLDEPAERVCLVGRYCESGDVLIPEIELPRVEPGDVVAVFSTGAYNYSMSSQYNRFPRPAMVLVRDGEAAVIVERETYDDLLRHDRIPPSLDREG from the coding sequence TTGCCGCAGCCGGAACTGCAGCCGCGCACGGCCTGGCCGCCGCTGGTCACCAGCCCACGCGGGCACCTGGCCATCGGCGGGGCCGACGCCCTGGAACTGGTGGAACGATTCGGAACGCCCCTCTACGTCCTCGACGAGGCCGCCATCCGCCGGCGCTGCCGCGCCTACCGCGAGGCCATGGGCGACGCCGGGAACGTGGCCTACGCCGCCAAGGCCCTGTGCACCACCGCGATCGTCCGCCTCATGGACCAGGAGGGCCTGTGGATCGACGCCGTCTCGGCCGGCGAACTGCATACCGCCCTGGCCGCCGGCTTTCCCGCCGGCCGTGTGCTCCTGCACGGGAACAACAAGAGCGACGAGGAACTGCGCCTGGCCATCGAGACGGGAGTGGGCCGGGTCGTCGTAGACAACTTCCACGAGCTCGACCGCCTGGCCGCCATGGCCCGGGCCGCGGGCCGGTCCGTACCCGTGCTGCTGCGCGTGGCGCCGGGGGTCGAGGCCCACACCCACGAGTTCATCCGCACCGGCCAGCAGGAGTCCAAGTTCGGCTTCGACCTGGCCACCGGCCAGGTCCTTGAGGCCCTGGACCGCGTGCTGGACGAACCGGCCCTGGACTGGCACGGCTTCCACTGCCACATCGGCTCGCAGATCCTGGCCGTCGAGCCCTGGGAGCAGGCGGCCCGGATCATGATGGATCTGGCCGCCGAGGCGCACCGGCGCACGGGCCGGTTCGTCCGGGAGCTGGACCTGGGGGGCGGCCTGGGCATCCGCTACGTCCCGGGCGATGAGCCGCCCTCCATCGCGGAGACGGTGACCCGCATCCGGACCGCCGTGGAGCGGGCGGCGGGCGAGCGCGGCCTGCCGGTGCCGCGGCTCATCCTGGAGCCCGGCCGCTCCATCGTGGGCGAGGCCGGGGTCACGCTGTACACGGTGGGGTCCGTCAAGCGGGTTCCGGGCCTGATGCCCTACGTGGCCGTCGACGGCGGCATGGCCGACAACCCCCGCTACGCCCTCTACCGCGCCCTCTACACGGCCGTGCTGGCCAACCGGCCCCTGGACGAACCGGCCGAGAGGGTCTGCCTGGTGGGCCGCTACTGCGAGTCGGGCGACGTGCTGATCCCGGAGATCGAACTGCCGCGGGTCGAGCCCGGCGACGTGGTGGCGGTCTTCAGCACGGGCGCGTACAACTACAGCATGTCCAGCCAGTACAACCGCTTCCCGCGGCCCGCCATGGTGCTGGTGCGGGACGGAGAGGCGGCGGTCATCGTGGAGCGGGAGACCTACGACGATCTCTTGCGCCACGACCGCATCCCCCCGTCCCTTGACCGGGAAGGGTGA
- a CDS encoding peptide ABC transporter substrate-binding protein, whose product MNHGGWHRTVLRRIRRAGGAVLAGVLLVALVLGGCGSPGSDGSGGDEQVLNDNIGSEPPTLDPALMTDLTSFQIVNSVMEGLTRIGPNGVEPGMAAEWEVSDDQLTYTFHLRDAVWQNGEPVTAEDFVYAWLRVLNPETGAPYAYQLYYIKNAEAYNSGEITDPTQVGVKALDEKTLQVSLEAPTPYFLSLTAFPTLMPVHKATVESNPDWAGEAATYVGNGPFKIAEWVHDSHIDLVKSDTYWDKDTVRLEKMHIVMVNEGATAETMFANGELDSNGSLNPQDIPQLLASGEAKTSPMISVTSIYFNTRKAPFDDPRVRKAFTLALDRKAIVEQILKGGQKPALAFVPFGIPNPVTNEDFREEGGDYFKDADVETARRLLAEAGYPDGQGFPKVTYLYNDNDTNRALAEAYQQMWKQNLGVQVELQSMEWKVFLAAQKQGDYDLSRGNWVGDYLDPMTFLDLWVTGGGNNRVGWSNAQYDRLIEEAKTTGDQQVRFRNMHEAEKILMDEMPIGPIFFGVNVYQEKPYVKGVFRTALGTTDYKWAYIEGKGQ is encoded by the coding sequence GTGAACCACGGAGGGTGGCACCGAACCGTTCTACGGCGGATTCGCCGCGCGGGCGGCGCGGTCCTGGCGGGGGTGCTGCTGGTCGCCCTCGTCCTCGGCGGCTGCGGCTCGCCGGGTTCCGACGGGAGCGGCGGGGACGAGCAGGTCCTCAACGACAACATCGGATCGGAGCCGCCGACGCTGGATCCGGCCCTGATGACCGACCTGACCAGCTTCCAGATCGTCAACTCGGTGATGGAGGGCCTGACCCGCATCGGTCCCAACGGGGTCGAACCCGGCATGGCGGCCGAGTGGGAGGTCAGCGACGACCAGCTGACCTACACCTTCCACCTGCGGGATGCGGTGTGGCAGAACGGTGAGCCCGTCACCGCCGAGGACTTCGTCTACGCCTGGTTGCGGGTGCTGAATCCCGAGACCGGCGCCCCGTATGCGTACCAGCTTTACTACATCAAGAACGCCGAGGCCTACAACAGCGGTGAGATCACGGACCCGACCCAGGTGGGCGTCAAGGCGCTGGACGAGAAGACGCTGCAGGTGAGCCTTGAGGCGCCGACGCCCTACTTCCTCAGCCTGACGGCCTTCCCCACGTTGATGCCGGTGCACAAGGCGACGGTGGAGTCCAACCCGGACTGGGCCGGCGAGGCGGCCACCTACGTGGGCAACGGCCCCTTCAAGATCGCCGAGTGGGTCCACGACAGCCACATCGACCTGGTGAAGAGCGACACCTACTGGGACAAGGACACGGTGCGCCTGGAGAAGATGCACATCGTCATGGTCAATGAGGGTGCCACGGCGGAGACCATGTTCGCCAACGGCGAGCTGGACTCCAACGGCAGCCTGAACCCGCAGGACATCCCGCAACTGCTGGCCAGCGGCGAGGCGAAGACGTCGCCCATGATCAGCGTGACGTCCATCTACTTCAACACCCGCAAGGCGCCCTTTGATGACCCGCGGGTGCGGAAGGCCTTCACCCTCGCCCTGGACCGCAAGGCCATCGTCGAGCAGATCCTCAAGGGCGGGCAGAAGCCGGCCCTGGCCTTCGTGCCCTTCGGCATTCCTAACCCGGTGACGAACGAGGACTTCCGGGAGGAAGGCGGCGACTACTTCAAGGACGCCGACGTCGAAACCGCGCGCCGGCTGCTGGCGGAGGCGGGCTATCCCGACGGCCAGGGCTTCCCCAAGGTGACTTACCTCTACAACGACAACGACACCAACCGGGCGCTGGCCGAGGCCTACCAGCAGATGTGGAAGCAGAATCTGGGGGTCCAGGTCGAGCTCCAGTCCATGGAATGGAAGGTCTTCCTCGCCGCCCAGAAGCAAGGTGACTACGACCTCAGCCGCGGCAACTGGGTGGGCGACTACCTGGATCCCATGACCTTCCTCGACCTGTGGGTCACCGGCGGCGGGAACAACCGCGTGGGCTGGTCCAACGCCCAATATGACCGGTTGATCGAAGAGGCGAAGACCACCGGCGATCAGCAGGTACGCTTCCGGAACATGCACGAGGCAGAGAAGATCCTGATGGACGAGATGCCCATCGGCCCGATCTTTTTCGGGGTCAACGTCTACCAGGAGAAGCCCTACGTCAAGGGCGTCTTCCGCACCGCCCTGGGCACTACGGACTACAAGTGGGCCTACATCGAAGGCAAGG
- the fadH gene encoding 2,4-dienoyl-CoA reductase has translation MLPPGTLQDRVAIVTGGGTGLGKAMALEFTRLGARVVLASRKPENLEKAAAEIAERGGEALTVPTDVRDPEQVDRMVQAALDRFGRIDILVNNAAGNFVCPAEELSINGWNAVVNIVLHGTFYCTRAVARHWIAQGRGGNILNIIATYAWTGGPGTVHSAAAKAGVLAMTRTLAVEWAPKGIRVNCIAPGPVDGTGAAPQLWPTEEVRQAVLRSIPLGRMGRPEEIAHAAAYLVSDYAGFITGEVLTIDGGQWLGRGVFKGTPRAGSTASESGT, from the coding sequence GTGCTACCGCCAGGTACGCTGCAGGACCGCGTCGCCATCGTCACCGGGGGAGGAACCGGCCTCGGCAAGGCCATGGCCCTGGAGTTCACCCGCCTGGGAGCCCGGGTCGTCCTGGCCAGCCGCAAGCCGGAGAACCTGGAGAAGGCCGCCGCCGAGATCGCCGAACGGGGCGGCGAGGCCTTGACCGTCCCCACCGACGTCCGCGACCCCGAGCAGGTCGACCGGATGGTCCAGGCCGCCCTGGATCGCTTTGGCCGGATCGACATCCTGGTCAACAACGCCGCCGGTAACTTCGTCTGCCCCGCCGAGGAGCTCTCGATCAACGGGTGGAACGCTGTCGTCAACATCGTGCTGCACGGGACCTTCTACTGCACGCGGGCCGTCGCCCGGCACTGGATCGCCCAGGGCCGGGGCGGCAACATCCTGAACATCATCGCCACTTACGCCTGGACAGGCGGGCCCGGCACGGTCCACTCGGCAGCGGCCAAGGCGGGCGTCCTGGCCATGACCCGCACCCTGGCCGTGGAGTGGGCACCCAAGGGGATCCGGGTCAACTGCATCGCCCCTGGGCCCGTCGACGGCACGGGCGCCGCGCCCCAGCTCTGGCCCACGGAAGAGGTCCGGCAGGCGGTGCTGCGCTCCATCCCCCTGGGCCGCATGGGCCGGCCGGAGGAGATCGCCCACGCCGCGGCCTACCTGGTGTCCGACTACGCCGGGTTCATCACCGGCGAGGTGCTGACCATCGACGGCGGGCAGTGGCTGGGGCGGGGCGTGTTCAAGGGAACTCCGCGGGCCGGGTCCACCGCGTCGGAGTCCGGGACATGA